The Montipora capricornis isolate CH-2021 chromosome 6, ASM3666992v2, whole genome shotgun sequence genome has a window encoding:
- the LOC138051691 gene encoding uncharacterized protein isoform X1, whose product MAYKEILIATFFMLAWSSKNSGSKQVFVSLHGNDCETCGSPSLPCKSIAVAVHHVDYGGKIILDGRGTKECPYGCKADRNNPIEHRGIYINKSLTMVGLFSTPHVLCTEGFHFQKTNDEQQTFTLELSEIDFRQTPLSCDDCQHVIIHNCSFHDSLRALAIAIHNITSFQLDIQSNSTFYNNSQCINVLLLNKTKRKSVSVSLNIKNTMLEKNGLYGQRRSEGGVIKITSVADGELCPIYVYISCTKVASFGSKGPFISLNVSTAVTEETYKDIRLYDNGKFHGKSKQSVQSLYFSRARQTKAKFISITCHDNPDVQCIVVQSDRAGIIIQGSLFYNQSVPKENSGSCLSITAKINGSLRIVNSYFHNNSAGNGGSLYANSKHGFLTIRLANVTFSECKAQNGCAISIGRTPGDLIQWGTHRLYFGVRNVNITEWGGHRHKTKCIAVDVLLHSGIVTLEESRFTKKTRTRGAGAFRVVTTGGKSNITISKCIFKEDALNPTKGRILEIVAAKENAGMVTVSDSFLESKVKKRAGLYISPKYRINLFNVTLISFRHGLQISSPRPENGSFPIDISIDNCSFVNNIYDTMVSLRSPTSVHIAIRNTRFKTSDEAVTWDETRNSYAIRLKIPPLKHVNFSKAVIEIDNNEFHHRPPSYLALLFEGLKHVIIRRSLFRNCVFAYRRTWTNNKTGYFYETAAGAISILLNPDKARNFGCVNTNETHPSWHYNSHVLFEDTTFVENVGNEVGAVYISNGNTTFRRCTFRDNFGIHHTGHVYSAFGTGRVDFVDCSFFRTKGSMTASTGPSYNAGVFLYSGSGGPVRLENTTMISMKFSRRTVPVFDISSGGFFVMDKRSKIQCSEGQGLLLENNTHFVYTEKNNSICILNTTVLKYSCKPCYPGYYSLQTGVSEGLAVTSTPVCHTCPFGATCIESNIVAKPNFWGYSTSSRPQELQFIACPEHYCPSTVSTVYNSCQGNRNGTLCGQCAKGFTETLFSSNCRKLTKCNDYSVWVVTVLLTITFALYLLKKPPILHILTNQILWFKKRGENPSGEEVDGIAGAEHSDTGYLKIAFYFYQAAETVMVVPIEELVGKIPFIHFVISAYNFHVQSINQDLGCPFAGLTATTKQALLSSTVFLTMTDVVVIYIVHSVFNVLMGKGKPSLICYMSVVIEVLLLGYERLAETCFRLVHCVSIGSERRLFIDANIPCMQWWQYLLLAYIAFCLVPLIVVLYCGSSKLYRSSITAGEFLAACIIPLPFLLYWLVKEMLKRRRQDSAEQHVVNKEVLDILHGPFRPPNDDDNGTLYWESVMIGRRFILLACEAFITNLMLRMVFQAAACLLITIHHVWNNPYRYPMANRTETLSLVAISLIAIINLAKAALLSFGITIDEPSKSSLKALEWFEVCALAFVPALVCMLVTFAVLSQLVRCALFLFEHFRIFCWKFCCSPWYTDREQKPLLVVSEQNVHY is encoded by the exons ATGGCGTATAAAGAAATTTTGATAGCGACTTTCTTCATGTTAGCATGGTCCAGCAAAAACTCAG GTTCAAAACAAGTATTTGTGTCTCTTCATGGAAATGACTGCGAAACTTGTGGCAGTCCAAGTCTCCCTTGTAAGTCCATTGCCGTTGCCGTTCATCACGTGGACTATGGCGGGAAAATTATACTGGATGGACGTGGGACCAAGGAATGCCCTTATGGCTGTAAAGCCGATCGCAATAATCCCATTGAACATCGAGGCATTTATATCAACAAAAGTTTGACTATGGTTGGCTTATTCTCCACTCCACACGTTTTATGCACTGAaggatttcattttcaaaagacAAATGATGAGCAGCAGACATTCACGTTAGAGCTGTCAGAAATCGATTTTCGACAAACGCCACTTAGTTGTGACGACTGCCAACACGTCATAATCCACAACTGTTCTTTCCATGATTCTTTAAGAGCCTTGGCTATTGCAATACACAACATTACGTCTTTCCAGCTTGATATTCAGAGCAATTCAACTTTTTACAACAACTCTCAATGCATCAACGTTCTCCTACTTAATAAAACTAAAAGGAAAAGTGTTTCCGTTAGTCTTAACATCAAGAATACAATGCTTGAAAAAAATGGGCTATATGGCCAACGCCGCTCTGAAGGAGGAGTCATAAAGATCACATCAGTTGCAGATGGTGAATTGTGTCCAATATACGTGTACATTTCTTGCACTAAGGTTGCCAGTTTTGGCAGTAAAGGTCCCTTCATAAGTCTCAACGTTTCGACGGCGGTCACAGAGGAGACATACAAAGATATCAGGTTATATGACAATGGAAAATTCCATGGGAAATCAAAACAAAGTGTGCAAAGTCTATATTTCTCACGTGCTAGacaaacaaaagcaaagttCATCTCCATCACTTGCCATGACAACCCAGACGTGCAGTGCATTGTGGTTCAGTCAGACAGGGCAGGTATAATCATTCAAGGCTCGTTGTTTTACAACCAATCTGTTCCCAAAGAAAATTCCGGCTCTTGCTTGTCTATAACTGCAAAAATCAATGGATCTTTAAGGATTGTAAACTCTTATTTCCATAACAATTCAGCTGGCAACGGCGGGTCGCTTTATGCCAATAGCAAACATGGATTTCTAACAATCCGCCTCGCCAATGTTACGTTCAGCGAATGTAAAGCCCAGAACGGATGCGCAATATCAATTGGAAGAACGCCTGGAGACCTTATTCAGTGGGGTACGCACAGGTTATATTTTGGCgtcagaaatgtaaatattACAGAGTGGGGAGGACatcgacacaaaacaaaatgcataGCTGTAGACGTTTTACTACATAGTGGGATTGTGACACTGGAAGAGTCCAGGTTTACGAAGAAAACGCGAACAAGAGGGGCCGGAGCTTTTCGTGTAGTTACTACCGGAGGCAAAAGTAATATAACAATTTCAAAATGTATTTTCAAGGAAGATGCGTTGAACCCAACGAAAGGAAGGATTCTCGAAATAGTGGCCGCAAAAGAAAACGCAGGGATGGTAACAGTTTCTGACAGTTTCCTGGAgagtaaagtaaaaaaaagggCAGGTCTGTACATAAGTCCCAAATATCGCATCAATCTATTCAACGTTACACTCATCTCTTTTAGACATGGATTGCAAATATCATCACCACGTCCGGAAAACGGCTCTTTTCCAATTGACATTTCCATTGataattgttcttttgttaataaTATCTATGACACGATGGTCAGTTTACGTAGTCCAACATCAGTCCACATAGCTATCAGAAACACCCGGTTTAAAACGAGCGACGAAGCAGTGACATGGGACGAAACTAGAAATAGTTATGCTATTCGCTTAAAGATACCACCACTCAAACATGTCAATTTCTCAAAGGCGGTCATCGAAATTGACAATAATGAATTCCACCACAGACCACCCAGTTACTTGGCTCTTTTATTTGAAGGGCTGAAGCATGTGATAATCAGGCGCTCTCTCTTTCGTAATTGTGTCTTCGCTTATCGACGAACATGGACAAATAACAAAACGGGTTACTTCTACGAGACAGCAGCTGGCGCCATCTCTATTTTATTAAATCCAGACAAAGCGCGTAATTTTGGGTGTGTCAACACTAATGAGACACACCCCTCATGGCACTACAACAGCCATGTTCTGTTTGAGGATACGACTTTTGTGGAAAACGTAGGAAATGAAGTTGGAGCTGTCTATATCAGCAATGGTAACACCACGTTTAGACGATGTACTTTTCGCGACAACTTTGGCATTCATCACACTGGACATGTCTATTCTGCATTTGGAACAGGCCGCGTAGATTTTGTAGATTGCTCGTTTTTTAGGACAAAGGGAAGTATGACAGCATCAACCGGTCCCTCGTATAATGCAGGTGTCTTCCTTTACTCTGGAAGCGGAGGTCCTGTAAGACTTGAAAACACAACAATGATATCAATGAAATTTAGCAGGAGGACTGTTCCAGTTTTTGATATCTCTAGTGGGGGATTTTTTGTCATGGATAAAAGATCGAAGATACAGTGTAGCGAAGGACAGGGGCTTTTATTGGAAAATAACACGCACTTTGTATacacagaaaaaaacaacagtatTTGCATATTGAACACTACAGTTTTGAAGTATTCTTGTAAACCCTGCTATCCTGGTTATTACAGCCTTCAAACAGGGGTTTCAGAAGGCTTAGCCGTGACCTCCACTCCTGTGTGCCATACATgtccctttggagccacctgCATTGAAAGTAACATTGTCGCGAAACCAAATTTCTGGGGTTATTCAACATCTAGCCGTCCCCAGGAGCTACAATTTATCGCCTGTCCGGAACACTACTGTCCTTcaactgtctcaacagtttatAACAGTTGCCAAGGAAACAGGAACGGTACTCTCTGTGGACAATGTGCAAAGGGGTTTACTGAgaccctcttctcaagcaattGTCGCAAGTTGACAAAATGCAACGACTATTCTGTGTGGGTTGTGACCGTATTGTTAACGATAACATTTGCTCTTTATCTTTTGAAAAAACCTCCGATACTGCACATCCTGACAAACCAAATCTTGTGGTTTAAGAAAAGAGGAGAAAATCCCTCGGGAGAGGAAGTAGACGGCATTGCTGGTGCTGAACATTCCGATACTGGCTATTTAAAAATAgcgttttatttttatcaagcagCCGAGACTGTGATGGTGGTCCCTATAGAAGAACTTGTTGGAAAGATTCCTTTTATCCACTTTGTAATTTCTGCTTATAATTTTCATGTCCAATCGATCAATCAAGACCTTGGCTGTCCATTTGCAGGACTCACCGCAACAACAAAACAGGCTCTCCTTTCGTCGACAGTATTTTTGACTATGACTGACGTTGTGGTCATTTATATTGTGCATTCTGTTTTCAACGTGTTAATGGGCAAGGGAAAGCCCTCCCTCATCTGTTATATGTCCGTTGTAATAGAAGTGCTGTTACTTGGGTACGAGAGGCTTGCAGAAACGTGTTTTAGGCTAGTGCACTGTGTCTCTATCGGATCTGAAAGAAGGCTTTTTATCGATGCAAATATCCCATGCATGCAATGGTGGCAGTATCTTCTCCTTGCTTACATTGCATTTTGCCTGGTTCCTTTAATCGTTGTCCTCTACTGTGGATCTTCCAAGCTATACAGATCTTCTATTACAGCAGGTGAGTTCCTCGCTGCTTGTATAATTCCACTgccatttcttttgtattggCTGGTCAAAGAAATGCTGAAAAGGAGACGCCAGGATTCTGCTGAGCAGCATGTAGTCAACAAAGAAGTTTTGGACATACTCCATGGTCCTTTTCGTCCAccaaatgatgatgacaacggAACACTTTACTGGGAGAGCGTGATGATCGGTCGAAGGTTCATTCTCCTCGCTTGTGAAGCGTTCATCACAAATCTTATGTTACGCATGGTCTTCCAGGCAGCAGCATGCTTGTTGATAACAATCCATCATGTTTGGAACAATCCTTATCGATATCCCATGGCAAatagaactgaaactttgtcGCTGGTAGCCATATCTTTAATTGCTATCATCAACCTGGCAAAAGCAGCCCTGTTGTCATTTGGTATCACAATTGACGAGCCGAGCAAATCCAGTCTGAAAGCTCTTGAGTGGTTTGAGGTGTGCGCCTTGGCATTTGTCCCAGCGTTAGTGTGCATGTTGGTCACATTTGCAGTTCTCTCTCAGCTGGTGAGGTGTGCGCTTTTTCTATTCGAGCATTTCAGAATCTTTTGCTGGAAGTTCTGTTGCTCTCCGTGGTACACAGACCGAGAGCAAAAACCTCTCCTGGTTGTTTCTGAACAGAACGTACACTACTGA
- the LOC138051691 gene encoding uncharacterized protein isoform X2: MAYKEILIATLFILAWSSQNSGSKQVFVSLHGNDCETCGSPSLPCKSIAVAVHHVDYGGKIILDGRGTKECPYGCKADRNNPIEHRGIYINKSLTMVGLFSTPHVLCTEGFHFQKTNDEQQTFTLELSEIDFRQTPLSCDDCQHVIIHNCSFHDSLRALAIAIHNITSFQLDIQSNSTFYNNSQCINVLLLNKTKRKSVSVSLNIKNTMLEKNGLYGQRRSEGGVIKITSVADGELCPIYVYISCTKVASFGSKGPFISLNVSTAVTEETYKDIRLYDNGKFHGKSKQSVQSLYFSRARQTKAKFISITCHDNPDVQCIVVQSDRAGIIIQGSLFYNQSVPKENSGSCLSITAKINGSLRIVNSYFHNNSAGNGGSLYANSKHGFLTIRLANVTFSECKAQNGCAISIGRTPGDLIQWGTHRLYFGVRNVNITEWGGHRHKTKCIAVDVLLHSGIVTLEESRFTKKTRTRGAGAFRVVTTGGKSNITISKCIFKEDALNPTKGRILEIVAAKENAGMVTVSDSFLESKVKKRAGLYISPKYRINLFNVTLISFRHGLQISSPRPENGSFPIDISIDNCSFVNNIYDTMVSLRSPTSVHIAIRNTRFKTSDEAVTWDETRNSYAIRLKIPPLKHVNFSKAVIEIDNNEFHHRPPSYLALLFEGLKHVIIRRSLFRNCVFAYRRTWTNNKTGYFYETAAGAISILLNPDKARNFGCVNTNETHPSWHYNSHVLFEDTTFVENVGNEVGAVYISNGNTTFRRCTFRDNFGIHHTGHVYSAFGTGRVDFVDCSFFRTKGSMTASTGPSYNAGVFLYSGSGGPVRLENTTMISMKFSRRTVPVFDISSGGFFVMDKRSKIQCSEGQGLLLENNTHFVYTEKNNSICILNTTVLKYSCKPCYPGYYSLQTGVSEGLAVTSTPVCHTCPFGATCIESNIVAKPNFWGYSTSSRPQELQFIACPEHYCPSTVSTVYNSCQGNRNGTLCGQCAKGFTETLFSSNCRKLTKCNDYSVWVVTVLLTITFALYLLKKPPILHILTNQILWFKKRGENPSGEEVDGIAGAEHSDTGYLKIAFYFYQAAETVMVVPIEELVGKIPFIHFVISAYNFHVQSINQDLGCPFAGLTATTKQALLSSTVFLTMTDVVVIYIVHSVFNVLMGKGKPSLICYMSVVIEVLLLGYERLAETCFRLVHCVSIGSERRLFIDANIPCMQWWQYLLLAYIAFCLVPLIVVLYCGSSKLYRSSITAGEFLAACIIPLPFLLYWLVKEMLKRRRQDSAEQHVVNKEVLDILHGPFRPPNDDDNGTLYWESVMIGRRFILLACEAFITNLMLRMVFQAAACLLITIHHVWNNPYRYPMANRTETLSLVAISLIAIINLAKAALLSFGITIDEPSKSSLKALEWFEVCALAFVPALVCMLVTFAVLSQLVRCALFLFEHFRIFCWKFCCSPWYTDREQKPLLVVSEQNVHY, encoded by the exons ATGGCGTATAAAGAAATTTTGATAGCGACTCTCTTCATTCTAGCGTGGTCCAGCCAGAACTCAG GTTCAAAACAAGTATTTGTGTCTCTTCATGGAAATGACTGCGAAACTTGTGGCAGTCCAAGTCTCCCTTGTAAGTCCATTGCCGTTGCCGTTCATCACGTGGACTATGGCGGGAAAATTATACTGGATGGACGTGGGACCAAGGAATGCCCTTATGGCTGTAAAGCCGATCGCAATAATCCCATTGAACATCGAGGCATTTATATCAACAAAAGTTTGACTATGGTTGGCTTATTCTCCACTCCACACGTTTTATGCACTGAaggatttcattttcaaaagacAAATGATGAGCAGCAGACATTCACGTTAGAGCTGTCAGAAATCGATTTTCGACAAACGCCACTTAGTTGTGACGACTGCCAACACGTCATAATCCACAACTGTTCTTTCCATGATTCTTTAAGAGCCTTGGCTATTGCAATACACAACATTACGTCTTTCCAGCTTGATATTCAGAGCAATTCAACTTTTTACAACAACTCTCAATGCATCAACGTTCTCCTACTTAATAAAACTAAAAGGAAAAGTGTTTCCGTTAGTCTTAACATCAAGAATACAATGCTTGAAAAAAATGGGCTATATGGCCAACGCCGCTCTGAAGGAGGAGTCATAAAGATCACATCAGTTGCAGATGGTGAATTGTGTCCAATATACGTGTACATTTCTTGCACTAAGGTTGCCAGTTTTGGCAGTAAAGGTCCCTTCATAAGTCTCAACGTTTCGACGGCGGTCACAGAGGAGACATACAAAGATATCAGGTTATATGACAATGGAAAATTCCATGGGAAATCAAAACAAAGTGTGCAAAGTCTATATTTCTCACGTGCTAGacaaacaaaagcaaagttCATCTCCATCACTTGCCATGACAACCCAGACGTGCAGTGCATTGTGGTTCAGTCAGACAGGGCAGGTATAATCATTCAAGGCTCGTTGTTTTACAACCAATCTGTTCCCAAAGAAAATTCCGGCTCTTGCTTGTCTATAACTGCAAAAATCAATGGATCTTTAAGGATTGTAAACTCTTATTTCCATAACAATTCAGCTGGCAACGGCGGGTCGCTTTATGCCAATAGCAAACATGGATTTCTAACAATCCGCCTCGCCAATGTTACGTTCAGCGAATGTAAAGCCCAGAACGGATGCGCAATATCAATTGGAAGAACGCCTGGAGACCTTATTCAGTGGGGTACGCACAGGTTATATTTTGGCgtcagaaatgtaaatattACAGAGTGGGGAGGACatcgacacaaaacaaaatgcataGCTGTAGACGTTTTACTACATAGTGGGATTGTGACACTGGAAGAGTCCAGGTTTACGAAGAAAACGCGAACAAGAGGGGCCGGAGCTTTTCGTGTAGTTACTACCGGAGGCAAAAGTAATATAACAATTTCAAAATGTATTTTCAAGGAAGATGCGTTGAACCCAACGAAAGGAAGGATTCTCGAAATAGTGGCCGCAAAAGAAAACGCAGGGATGGTAACAGTTTCTGACAGTTTCCTGGAgagtaaagtaaaaaaaagggCAGGTCTGTACATAAGTCCCAAATATCGCATCAATCTATTCAACGTTACACTCATCTCTTTTAGACATGGATTGCAAATATCATCACCACGTCCGGAAAACGGCTCTTTTCCAATTGACATTTCCATTGataattgttcttttgttaataaTATCTATGACACGATGGTCAGTTTACGTAGTCCAACATCAGTCCACATAGCTATCAGAAACACCCGGTTTAAAACGAGCGACGAAGCAGTGACATGGGACGAAACTAGAAATAGTTATGCTATTCGCTTAAAGATACCACCACTCAAACATGTCAATTTCTCAAAGGCGGTCATCGAAATTGACAATAATGAATTCCACCACAGACCACCCAGTTACTTGGCTCTTTTATTTGAAGGGCTGAAGCATGTGATAATCAGGCGCTCTCTCTTTCGTAATTGTGTCTTCGCTTATCGACGAACATGGACAAATAACAAAACGGGTTACTTCTACGAGACAGCAGCTGGCGCCATCTCTATTTTATTAAATCCAGACAAAGCGCGTAATTTTGGGTGTGTCAACACTAATGAGACACACCCCTCATGGCACTACAACAGCCATGTTCTGTTTGAGGATACGACTTTTGTGGAAAACGTAGGAAATGAAGTTGGAGCTGTCTATATCAGCAATGGTAACACCACGTTTAGACGATGTACTTTTCGCGACAACTTTGGCATTCATCACACTGGACATGTCTATTCTGCATTTGGAACAGGCCGCGTAGATTTTGTAGATTGCTCGTTTTTTAGGACAAAGGGAAGTATGACAGCATCAACCGGTCCCTCGTATAATGCAGGTGTCTTCCTTTACTCTGGAAGCGGAGGTCCTGTAAGACTTGAAAACACAACAATGATATCAATGAAATTTAGCAGGAGGACTGTTCCAGTTTTTGATATCTCTAGTGGGGGATTTTTTGTCATGGATAAAAGATCGAAGATACAGTGTAGCGAAGGACAGGGGCTTTTATTGGAAAATAACACGCACTTTGTATacacagaaaaaaacaacagtatTTGCATATTGAACACTACAGTTTTGAAGTATTCTTGTAAACCCTGCTATCCTGGTTATTACAGCCTTCAAACAGGGGTTTCAGAAGGCTTAGCCGTGACCTCCACTCCTGTGTGCCATACATgtccctttggagccacctgCATTGAAAGTAACATTGTCGCGAAACCAAATTTCTGGGGTTATTCAACATCTAGCCGTCCCCAGGAGCTACAATTTATCGCCTGTCCGGAACACTACTGTCCTTcaactgtctcaacagtttatAACAGTTGCCAAGGAAACAGGAACGGTACTCTCTGTGGACAATGTGCAAAGGGGTTTACTGAgaccctcttctcaagcaattGTCGCAAGTTGACAAAATGCAACGACTATTCTGTGTGGGTTGTGACCGTATTGTTAACGATAACATTTGCTCTTTATCTTTTGAAAAAACCTCCGATACTGCACATCCTGACAAACCAAATCTTGTGGTTTAAGAAAAGAGGAGAAAATCCCTCGGGAGAGGAAGTAGACGGCATTGCTGGTGCTGAACATTCCGATACTGGCTATTTAAAAATAgcgttttatttttatcaagcagCCGAGACTGTGATGGTGGTCCCTATAGAAGAACTTGTTGGAAAGATTCCTTTTATCCACTTTGTAATTTCTGCTTATAATTTTCATGTCCAATCGATCAATCAAGACCTTGGCTGTCCATTTGCAGGACTCACCGCAACAACAAAACAGGCTCTCCTTTCGTCGACAGTATTTTTGACTATGACTGACGTTGTGGTCATTTATATTGTGCATTCTGTTTTCAACGTGTTAATGGGCAAGGGAAAGCCCTCCCTCATCTGTTATATGTCCGTTGTAATAGAAGTGCTGTTACTTGGGTACGAGAGGCTTGCAGAAACGTGTTTTAGGCTAGTGCACTGTGTCTCTATCGGATCTGAAAGAAGGCTTTTTATCGATGCAAATATCCCATGCATGCAATGGTGGCAGTATCTTCTCCTTGCTTACATTGCATTTTGCCTGGTTCCTTTAATCGTTGTCCTCTACTGTGGATCTTCCAAGCTATACAGATCTTCTATTACAGCAGGTGAGTTCCTCGCTGCTTGTATAATTCCACTgccatttcttttgtattggCTGGTCAAAGAAATGCTGAAAAGGAGACGCCAGGATTCTGCTGAGCAGCATGTAGTCAACAAAGAAGTTTTGGACATACTCCATGGTCCTTTTCGTCCAccaaatgatgatgacaacggAACACTTTACTGGGAGAGCGTGATGATCGGTCGAAGGTTCATTCTCCTCGCTTGTGAAGCGTTCATCACAAATCTTATGTTACGCATGGTCTTCCAGGCAGCAGCATGCTTGTTGATAACAATCCATCATGTTTGGAACAATCCTTATCGATATCCCATGGCAAatagaactgaaactttgtcGCTGGTAGCCATATCTTTAATTGCTATCATCAACCTGGCAAAAGCAGCCCTGTTGTCATTTGGTATCACAATTGACGAGCCGAGCAAATCCAGTCTGAAAGCTCTTGAGTGGTTTGAGGTGTGCGCCTTGGCATTTGTCCCAGCGTTAGTGTGCATGTTGGTCACATTTGCAGTTCTCTCTCAGCTGGTGAGGTGTGCGCTTTTTCTATTCGAGCATTTCAGAATCTTTTGCTGGAAGTTCTGTTGCTCTCCGTGGTACACAGACCGAGAGCAAAAACCTCTCCTGGTTGTTTCTGAACAGAACGTACACTACTGA